A single Immundisolibacter sp. DNA region contains:
- a CDS encoding protocatechuate 3,4-dioxygenase, protein MAQIVGGFIMPHDPLITGNPEIADASQVATVEEAFGRVVGRVKELKADTAIVIGDDHFTMFGPHCLPPYLIGIGDVEGPEENWLRIDRYTVPNNTALAEHIMNFGFDQGFDWAVAKSLVLDHGTMIPVHKAVTPVPGMRTIPIYTASGVTPLLRTKRAKQLGQMIGAAVAAYPGDDRVVVYGTGGISHWVGTAEMGRVNTEFDRLVLGMVERGDIDGLVDLSDEYVLEHGGNGAFEIRNWIVAMAAMPSNIRGELLCYEPMPPWITGIGLAELKFAA, encoded by the coding sequence ATGGCCCAGATCGTTGGCGGCTTCATCATGCCGCATGACCCCCTTATCACCGGTAACCCGGAAATCGCCGACGCCAGCCAGGTAGCGACGGTCGAAGAGGCTTTTGGGCGCGTGGTCGGGCGGGTGAAGGAACTCAAGGCCGATACCGCGATCGTGATTGGCGACGACCACTTCACCATGTTCGGGCCGCACTGTTTGCCGCCGTACCTGATTGGCATCGGTGACGTCGAAGGGCCGGAAGAGAACTGGCTGCGCATCGATCGCTACACGGTGCCGAACAACACCGCGCTGGCCGAGCACATCATGAATTTCGGCTTCGACCAGGGCTTCGATTGGGCCGTCGCCAAGTCCTTGGTGCTGGATCACGGCACGATGATTCCGGTCCACAAGGCAGTCACGCCGGTGCCGGGCATGCGCACCATCCCTATCTACACAGCCTCGGGCGTAACGCCGCTGCTGCGCACCAAGCGCGCCAAGCAGCTTGGCCAGATGATCGGCGCGGCCGTGGCTGCCTACCCGGGCGATGACCGCGTGGTGGTTTACGGTACCGGTGGCATCAGCCACTGGGTCGGTACGGCCGAGATGGGGCGCGTCAATACCGAGTTCGACCGCCTGGTGCTGGGCATGGTCGAGCGCGGTGACATCGATGGCCTGGTCGACCTCAGCGACGAGTATGTGCTTGAACATGGTGGGAATGGCGCGTTTGAGATCCGTAACTGGATCGTTGCCATGGCGGCCATGCCGAGCAACATTCGCGGCGAATTACTCTGCTATGAACCGATGCCGCCGTGGATCACCGGCATTGGCCTGGCGGAACTGAAGTTCGCCGCCTGA
- a CDS encoding 3-phenylpropionate/cinnamic acid dioxygenase subunit beta, with product MNAPTLQAFSPVQPDETRPAELALHHEVTQFYYREARLQNRRQARQWLETLVDPDVHYWLPIVEDRFVRDNRAAPTPQDPAIYNDNYADLSNRVDRLETGLVWMEDPPGRARFLVNNIEVYHTAQEELLGTYCNVHVYRNRRQRDETHHFYGREDLLRRDESGQLRLFRRKIMLDQRVVLDKNLYLFL from the coding sequence ATGAACGCGCCAACCCTGCAAGCATTCAGCCCGGTGCAGCCCGACGAGACCCGGCCCGCGGAGTTGGCGCTGCATCACGAGGTGACGCAGTTCTATTACCGCGAGGCACGGTTGCAAAATCGGCGGCAGGCCCGGCAGTGGCTGGAGACCCTGGTGGATCCGGACGTCCACTACTGGCTACCGATCGTCGAGGATCGTTTCGTGCGCGACAACCGCGCCGCGCCGACTCCGCAGGATCCGGCTATTTATAACGACAACTACGCCGACCTCAGCAACCGGGTCGACAGGCTCGAAACGGGCCTGGTATGGATGGAAGACCCGCCCGGCCGGGCGCGGTTCCTGGTCAACAATATCGAGGTCTACCACACCGCCCAGGAAGAGTTGCTCGGCACCTACTGCAATGTCCACGTCTATCGCAACCGGCGCCAGCGGGACGAGACGCACCATTTCTACGGCCGGGAAGACCTGTTGCGCCGCGACGAATCCGGCCAGTTGCGGCTTTTCCGGCGCAAGATCATGCTCGATCAACGGGTGGTGCTGGACAAGAACCTGTATCTGTTCCTGTAG